One genomic region from Bactrocera tryoni isolate S06 chromosome 3, CSIRO_BtryS06_freeze2, whole genome shotgun sequence encodes:
- the LOC120771282 gene encoding kinesin-like protein KIF13B isoform X2, whose product MSTDKIKVAVRVRPFNRREIELGTKCIVEMEKQQTILQNPPSLDKLERKPPKTFAFDHCFYSLNPEDQKFASQESVFDCVGRDILYNAFQGYNACIFAYGQTGSGKSYTMMGSLESKGIIPRLCDELFSAIANKTTQDLMYKVEVSYMEIYNEKVHDLLDPKPNKQSLKVREHNVLGPYVDGLSQLAVSSYKDIDNLMTEGNKSRTVAATNMNAESSRSHAVFSVVLTQILTDQATGVSGEKVSRMSLVDLAGSERAVKTGAVGDRLKEGSNINKSLTTLGLVISKLADQSNGKKSGNDKFVPYRDSVLTWLLKDNLGGNSKTVMVATISPSADNYEETLSTLRYADRAKRIVNHAVVNEDPNARIIRELRLEVEALRNMLKHATGSPVGDVQRVDIHDKLAESENLMKQISQTWEEKLVKTERIQNERQQALEKMGISVQASGIKVEKNKYYLVNLNADPSLNELLVYYLKERTLIGGHSISGQQPDIQLSGLGIQPEHCVIVIEDGGLFMEPIQGARCFVNGSAVLEKIPLHNGDRILWGNHHFFRVNCPKSANANMISEPQTPAQLIDYNFARDEIMQNELSNDPIQTAIARLERQHEEDKQVALEKQRQEYERQFQQLRNTLSPSTPYAPYTPYDPLRLGKITPNTPTSQMRVEKWAQERDEMFRRSLGQLKNDIMRANALVQEANFLAEEMEKKTKFSVTLQIPPANLSPNRRRGAFVSEPAILVKRTNSGSQIWTMEKLENKLIDMREMYQEHKERLLNGLPVVETYSDDEDSDEESENSKSLDPFYESQENHNLIGVANIFLEVLFHDVKLDYHTPIISQQGEVAGRLQVEVQRIAGQMPQDRMCESISESSTDSRDEYDDPVDPMSNQITCRVSIKSATGLPLSLSNFVFCQYTFWGHQETVVPVINAEAPSHDQNKVFKFEHTKDFTVAINEEFLEHCIEGALSVEVWGHRSAGFSKTKGWEVEQQQAKARSLVDRWAELSRKIELWVEIHELNDNGEYSPVEVTNRTEVLTGGIYQLRQGQQRRVNVRVKPVQNSGTLPIICQSIVNIAIGSISVRSRLQRPLDSYQEEDLTVLRERWSEALGRRRSYLDQQIQKLIKKEEKTEEERERELSLVHQWVSLTEERNAVLVPAPGSGIPGAPASWEPPAGMEPHVPVLFLDLNADDMSAQNTNDEFSVAGQNSILSKEHGHKFYTLQILQHLEKDVCSIASWDSSMHDSQALNRVTEANERVYLILRTTVRLSHPAPMDLVLRKRISINIKKGPSITDRLKKFRLVRGENAILQTGVTYEVVSNIPKASEELEDRESLAQLAASGDDCSASDGETYIEKYTRGVSAVESILTLDRLRQSVAVKELETAHGQPLSMRKTVSVPNFSQLMRFDASMESLLNVGRSESFADLNNQTLNSKFPAHPAIRDFGTRNRHSFGGKGSNDEPPCKPFGIASPATSKLLGMRMTTLHEEPLGVHRALAEEPEDSYSDSEYTNNEYEQEKNQQNNYHTRSRLTASKTMDSFMDVSNHSNHSYLSYTSSANANMKHLTGLATPSMSSSTSSGYGSQAVSCSNLTNDDIASMRSMSIDETPDYHSNSPPNRQTRFNPFLKDMPKANGNNKQQNQQQQQQPAQTTTPHSTMNDDQSDPTQIQQKSAPESATNAETTNEIRTTLNTLNDNEANNTNAKLPNITTKAQYSAANTQLDMEMDAVADNGDYVANTINDDDIVELKNNNNCETTTTTAAKLINNHNNSENNKNTTNTTATLISNNIVTDNQNGNDTINHTTTTTTNEAEQQQQQQQPLEGNGIVRGQLPAGKVVRRKKTPPQGGGNVMSSSVISTNNNGGASRAQLQRASVAQMEGILTASNDRLNVSMTGSMELDAETDASLPDWVLVGESVLIRPYNTSGVISYIGNTHFQAGTWIGVELDTPTGKNDGTVQGIQYFQCKPKHGIFVRYDKLILDKRGKAMRAYKAEKSNSKDTSMMTRSKSRGESLASVGGAASSRK is encoded by the exons aAAACCACCCAAGACATTTGCATTCGATCACTGCTTCTACTCGTTAAATCCCGAAGACCAGAAATTCGCCTCACAGGAGTCCGTCTTCGATTGTGTGGGACGTGATATACTCTATAATGCATTCCAAGGCTACAATGCCTGCATATTCGCCTATGGCCAAACAG GCTCCGGCAAATCATACACAATGATGGGTTCGCTTGAGTCCAAAGGCATCATACCACGCCTCTGCGATGAGCTCTTCTCAGCCATAGCCAATAAAACGACACAAGATCTCATGTATAAGGTGGAGGTGTCCTACATGGAAATCTATAATGAAAAAGTACATGATCTGCTCGATCCGAAACCAAATAAACAATCACTCAAGGTGCGTGAACACAATGTGTTGGGTCCATATGTGGATGGTCTGTCGCAGCTGGCGGTCTCCTCATACAAGGATATTGACAATCTCATGACCGAGGGCAATAAATCGCGTACTGTCGCCGCAACAAATATGAATGCGGAATCGTCACGTTCGCATGCTGTTTTCTCGGTGGTGCTCACACAAATACTGACCGATCAGGCGACCGGTGTGAGCGGTGAGAAGGTGTCACGTATGTCGTTGGTGGACTTGGCTGGTTCCGAACGCGCTGTGAAGACTGGTGCTGTTGGCGATCGACTCAAGGAGGGCTCCAACATTAATAA ATCACTCACCACACTGGGTTTGGTCATTTCGAAGCTGGCCGATCAATCGAATGGCAAAAAGAGTGGCAACGACAAATTCGTACCCTATCGCGACTCCGTGCTCACATGGCTGTTGAAGGACAATTTGGGTGGTAATTCAAAAACCGTTATGGTTGCCACAATATCACCATCGGCCGATAATTACGAAGAAACGCTCTCGACGCTGCGTTATGCCGATCGTGCCAAGCGTATTGTCAATCATGCTGTCGTCAATGAGGATCCAAATGCACGCATCATACGCGAATTGCGTCTGGAAGTGGAGGCGTTACGTAATATGCTCAAACATGCAACCGGTTCGCCAGTGGGCGATGTACAACGCGTCGATATTCACGACAAGCTCGCGGAAAGTGAGAATCTGATGAAGCAAATCTCACAAACGTGGGAGGAGAAGCTCGTGAAAACCGAACGCATACAAAACGAACGTCAGCAGGCGCTCGAAAAGATGGGCATTAGCGTGCAGGCGAGCGGTATTAAAGTGGAGaagaacaaatattatttagtcAATTTGAATGCTGATCCGTCCCTGAATGAGTTGTTGGTTTACTATTTAAAG GAACGCACCCTAATCGGTGGTCATAGCATTTCCGGCCAACAACCAGACATACAACTATCCGGCCTTGGTATACAACCTGAACATTGTGTCATTGTCATCGAAGACGGTGGCCTCTTTATGGAACCCATACAGGGTGCCCGTTGCTTCGTCAATGGTTCGGCAGTGCTGGAGAAGATCCCACTGCACAATGGCGATCGCATACTCTGGGGTAATCATCATTTCTTCCGTGTTAATTGTCCGAAGAGCGCCAATGCCAACATGATCTCGGAACCACAAACCCCGGCCCAGCTGATCGATTATAATTTTGCGCGCGATGAGATAATGCAAAACGAACTGAGCAATGATCCCATACAAACGGCCATCGCGCGACTCGAGCGCCAACACGAGGAAGACAAGCAAGTGGCACTGGAGAAGCAGCGACAG GAGTATGAGCGCCAGTTCCAGCAGTTGCGTAACACCTTATCGCCCAGCACACCCTACGCACCGTACACACCATACGATCCCTTGCGTTTGGGTAAGATTACACCGAACACACCCACATCGCAAATGCGCGTTGAGAAGTGGGCACAG gaGCGTGATGAGATGTTCAGGCGTTCGCTGGGCCAATTGAAAAACGATATTATGCGCGCCAATGCGTTGGTGCAGGAGGCCAACTTCCTCGCCGAGGAGATGGAGAAGAAGACAAAATTCTCAGTTACTTTACAAATACCGCCAGCCAACTTAAGTCCAAATCGGCGG CGCGGCGCTTTCGTCAGCGAACCAGCCATTTTGGTGAAACGCACGAATTCCGGCAGTCAAATTTGGACCATGGAGAAGTTGGAGAACAAGCTAATTGACATGCGCGAAATGTATCAAGAGCACAAGGAGCGCCTTTTGAATGGCTTG ccTGTCGTTGAAACATACTCCGACGATGAAGATAGCGATGAG GAGAGTGAAAACTCCAAATCGTTGGATCCGTTCTACGAGTCGCAGGAGAATCACAATCTGATCGGTGTCGCCAACATATTCCTTGAGGTACTCTTCCACGATGTTAAGCTGGACTATCATACGCCCATTATAAGTCAACAAGGTGAAGTTGCTGGCCGACTTCAGGTCGAGGTACAACGCATTGCTGGTCAAATGCCACAGGATCGCATGTGCGAATCGATTTCCGAGTCTTCGACCGATTCACGCGACGAATACGATGATCCCGTCGATCCAATGTCCAATCAAATCACTTGCCGTGTCTCAATCAAGAGCGCCACCGGCTTGCCGCTCTCGCTATCCAACTTCGTTTTCTGCCAGTACACCTTCTGGGGCCACCAAGAGACGGTGGTGCCAGTAATCAATGCCGAAGCGCCCTCACACGATCAgaataaagtatttaaatttgagCACACCAAGGACTTCACCGTCGCCATAAATGAGGAATTCCTAGAACACTGTATTGAGGGTGCGCTATCGGTTGAGGTTTGGGGTCACCGCAGCGCCGGTTTCTCCAAGACCAAAGGCTGGGAAGTGGAGCAACAGCAGGCTAAGGCGCGTTCGCTAGTCGATCGCTGGGCGGAATTGTCGCGTAAGATCGAATTGTGGGTGGAAATACATGAGCTGAATGACAATGGTGAATACTCGCCGGTGGAGGTGACAAATCGCACCGAAGTGCTCACCGGTGGCATCTATCAGTTGCGTCAGGGCCAACAGCGGCGCGTAAATGTGCGCGTCAAGCCGGTACAAAATTCCGGCACCTTACCGATCATCTGTCAGTCCATAGTAAATATTGCAATCGGTAGCATAAGTGTGCGTTCACGTCTACAGCGACCACTCGACTCGTATCAAGAAGAAGATCTCACCGTGCTGCGTGAGCGCTGGAGTGAAGCGCTCGGCCGCCGACGCTCCTACCTCGATCAGCAGATACAGAAACTAATCAAGAAGGAGGAAAAGACCGAGGAGGAACGTGAACGTGAGTTGAGCTTGGTGCACCAGTGGGTCTCCTTGACCGAGGAACGCAATGCCGTTTTGGTGCCCGCACCCGGTTCTGGCATACCGGGCGCGCCAGCCTCTTGGGAACCACCAGCCGGCATGGAACCGCACGTGCCCGTCTTGTTTCTCGATCTAAATGCCGACGATATGTCGGCGCAAAATACCAATGACGAATTCTCTGTTGCCGGTCAAAATTCGATACTCTCCAAAGAGCATGGACACAAATTCTACACGCTACAAATATTACAACACCTCGAAAAGGATGTCTGCTCGATTGCCAGTTGGGACTCGTCCATGCACGACAGTCAGGCTTTGAATCGTGTCACCGAAGCGAACGAGCGCGTCTACCTGATCCTGCGCACCACTGTGCGACTCTCACATCCAGCACCCATGGATTTGGTGTTGCGCAAACGCATTAGCATAAACATAAAGAAAGGTCCAAGCATTACCGATCGCTTGAAAAAGTTTCGTTTGGTGCGCGGCGAGAATGCCATACTGCAGACGGGCGTCACCTACGAAGTGGTCTCCAACATACCAAAAGCATCCGAAGAGCTGGAGGATCGCGAATCCTTGGCTCAACTGGCCGCCAGCGGCGATGACTGCTCCGCAAGCGATGGCGAAACCTACATCG AAAAATACACGCGCGGCGTTTCCGCCGTGGAGAGCATACTGACGCTCGATCGCTTACGCCAAAGCGTCGCCGTCAAAGAATTGGAGACTGCGCATGGTCAGCCGCTATCGATGCGCAAGACGGTCAGCGTGCCCAATTTCTCACAG CTTATGCGTTTTGATGCCTCCATGGAGTCGCTGCTGAATGTCGGACGCTCCGAGTCCTTCGCCGATCTCAACAATCAAACATTGAACTCCAAGTTTCCAG CACATCCAGCCATACGCGACTTTGGCACACGCAATCGCCACAGCTTTGGCGGCAAGGGCAGCAATGACGAGCCGCCTTGCAAACCATTTGGCATTG CTTCACCGGCTACCAGCAAGCTATTGGGCATGCGCATGACCACACTACACGAAGAGCCGCTCGGCGTGCATCGTGCACTCGCCGAGGAGCCCGAAGACAGCTACAGCGACTCGGAATACACCAATAACGAGTACGAGCAGGAGAAGAATCAACAGAATAATTATCATACACGTTCACGCCTGACAGCCTCGAAGACCATGGACTCATTCATGGATGTCAGCAATCATTCCAATCACAGCTACTTAAGTTATACGTCCAGCGCTAATGCGAATATGAAGCATTTAACCGGACTGGCCACGCCCAGCATGAGTTCGTCCACATCGAGCGGCTATGGTTCGCAG gcgGTTTCGTGCAGCAATTTGACGAATGATGATATCGCTTCTATGCGTTCAATGAGCATTGATGAGACACCAG ACTATCATTCGAATTCACCACCCAACCGGCAAACACGCTTCAATCCATTCCTAAAAGACATGCCAAAGGCAAATGGCAATAACAAACAGCAgaatcaacagcaacaacaacagccagcGCAAACAACGACACCACATTCGACGATGAACGACGACCAAAGCGATCCAACACAAATACAACAGAAATCAGCACCGGAAAGCGCAACAAACGCCGAGACGACTAACGAAATCAGAACAACACTCAACACACTCAACGACAATGAGGCCAACAACACAAATGCAAAGCTGCCaaacataacaacaaaagcacaatACAGCGCTGCCAATACCCAGTTGGATATGGAGATGGATGCTGTGGCGGATAACGGTGATTATGTGGCAAACACCATAAACGATGATGATATTGTTGAACTAAAGAATAACAACAATtgcgaaacaacaacaacaacagcggccaagttaattaacaatcacAACAATAGTGAGAATAATAagaatacaacaaatacaacagcaACATTAATTAGCAACAACATTGTTACCGACAATCAAAATGGCAATGACACGATAaatcacacaacaacaacaacaacaaacgaagctgaacaacagcagcagcaacaacaaccgttAGAAGGTAATGGCATTGTACGCGGCCAACTGCCAGCCGGCAAAGTGGTGCGTCGCAAGAAGACACCACCACAAGGTGGTGGCAACGTCATGTCCAGCAGCGTCATAAGCACCAACAATAATGGCGGTGCGTCGCGTGCGCAGTTGCAACGTGCTTCCGTGGCACAAATGGAGGGCATATTGACGGCGTCCAATGATCGGTTGAATGTGTCGATGACCGGCAGCATGGAACTCGATGCAG AAACCGATGCATCTCTACCCGACTGGGTGCTAGTTGGCGAGTCGGTGCTAATACGTCCCTACAACACGAGCGGCGTCATCAGCTACATCGGCAACACACACTTCCAAGCTGGCACTTGGATCGGCGTTGAGCTGGACACGCCGACGGGCAAGAATGACGGCACCGTGCAGGGCATACAATATTTCCAATGCAAACCGAAACATGGCATCTTTGTGCGCTACGACAAGTTGATATTGGATAAACGTGGCAAGGCCATGCGCGCCTATAAAGCGGAGAAAAGCAACAGCAAAG ACACAAGCATGATGACACGCTCAAAGAGTCGCGGCGAATCCTTGGCCAGCGTCGGTGGCGCCGCGTCGTcacgcaaatga